From Chryseobacterium camelliae:
TTGTATGCCAGTCAAAAGTACTGTAACAGTAATGAGGCATATAGCTGTCATAACTTCTGTATGCATGAGCATCATGCTAAGCGCCTGTAAAAATATTGCCAGCATCAGCCAGACGGACAACAGATTAACTGATATAATCAACAGTGCAGATGTTGTTTTAGTGGACGTTAGAATTCCTGAGCAGTACAGAGAGGGAACTGCAGATCGCGCGGTAAATATCCCACTCAGGGAACTTCCGAAGCGGATCAATGAGCTTAAAGGCAAGAAGGTGGTCGTTTTCTGCAATAAAGGAATACAGGCTGATCAGGCTATGCAGATCCTGAAAAAAAACAGGATAAAGGCCTATGACGGCACAACATGGAAGAATATACAGGCGATACAGCAC
This genomic window contains:
- a CDS encoding rhodanese-like domain-containing protein, whose protein sequence is MSIMLSACKNIASISQTDNRLTDIINSADVVLVDVRIPEQYREGTADRAVNIPLRELPKRINELKGKKVVVFCNKGIQADQAMQILKKNRIKAYDGTTWKNIQAIQHLNNTENH